A DNA window from Camelina sativa cultivar DH55 chromosome 17, Cs, whole genome shotgun sequence contains the following coding sequences:
- the LOC104756616 gene encoding uncharacterized protein ycf37 isoform X1: MFESNMLLHTLSSSSPPIHRLYLHHSQILPSSGSPKKISLQIHGRTLAIRSFHEISARGLPALNKASLKKLPIKGSSFLLGQSMLMISAHPQLAAAAEIIKPEPIYEVGELFELSIQLSYLLLLLGLLGVGTFYVIRQVLVRRELDLSAKELQEQVRSGDASATELLELGAVMLRRKFYPAANKFLQQAIQKWDGDDQDLAQVYNALGVSYVREDKLDKGIAQFEMAVKLQPGYVTAWNNLGDAYEKKKELPLALKAFEEVLLFDPNNKVARPRRDGLKDRVKLYKGVVAVKSKKR, encoded by the exons ATGTTCGAATCGAACATGCTTCTCCATACActatcttcttcgtctcctccaATCCACCGTCTCTATCTTCACCATTCTCAGATTCTCCCTTCTTCTGGATCACCCAAGAAGATTTCTCTTCAG ATACATGGAAGGACTTTGGCCATTCGATCTTTTCATG AAATTTCTGCTAGAGGCTTACCAGCTTTGAACAAAGCTTCCTTGAAGAAGCTACCAATCAAAGGATCCAGCTTTCTGCTGGGGCAGAGCATGTTGATGATTTCTGCTCATCCACAGTTGGCAGCAGCAGCAGAAATCATAAAGCCTGAACCGATTTACGAAGTTGGGGAGTTATTTGAACTTAGTATTCAGCTTTCTTACTTGCTGTTACTATTGGGTTTACTTGGAGTTGGTACTTTCTATGTGATTCGTCAAGTACTTGTGCGTAGAGAACTTGACCTCTCTGCTAAAGAATTGCAG GAGCAAGTTAGGAGTGGTGATGCAAGTGCAACAGAGCTCTTGGAGCTCGGTGCAGTGATGCTGAGAAGGAAATTTTACCCTGCAGCCAACAAGTTTTTGCAACAAGCCATCCAGAAATGGGACGGTGATGATCAAGATCTTGCCCAG GTCTATAACGCTCTTGGAGTGAGTTATGTCCGAGAGGATAAACTCGACAAAGGAATCGCTCAGTTTGAAATGGCGGTGAAGCTGCAGCCAGGTTATGTAACGGCTTGGAACAACCTTGGGGATGCgtatgagaagaaaaaagagttgcCGTTGGCGTTGAAAGCGTTTGAAGAGGTTTTGTTGTTTGATCCGAACAACAAGGTGGCTCGGCCACGGCGAGATGGGTTAAAAGATCGTGTGAAGCTCTATAAAGGCGTTGTGGCTGTTAAGTCTAAGAAACGGTGA
- the LOC104756622 gene encoding ras-related protein RABG3b-like isoform X2 encodes MSSMQRRTLLKVIVLGDSGYVNNKFSQQYKATIGADFVTKELQVDDRLVTLQIWDTAGQERFQSLGVAFYRGADCCVLVYDVNYLKSFDSLDNWHDEFLKQASPRDPNAFPFILVGNKVDIDGGNSRVVCF; translated from the exons ATGTCGTCGATGCAAAGAAGAACTTTGCTCAAAGTTATTGTTCTTGGAGACAGCGG ataTGTGAATAACAAGTTTAGTCAACAGTATAAAGCTACGATCGGAGCTGATTTTGTCACTAAGGAGCTTCAAGTCGATGACAGGCTTGTCACATTGCAA atatgggaCACTGCTGGGCAAGAGAGGTTTCAGAGTCTTGGTGTTGCTTTCTATAGAGGTGCAGATTGTTGTGTTCTTGTCTATGATGTTAATTACCTCAAGTCGTTTGATTCTCTCGATAATTGGCACGACGAGTTTCTTAAACAG GCTAGTCCACGTGATCCAAATGCATTCCCTTTCATACTTGTTGGTAACAAGGTTGATATAGATGGAGGAAACAGCCGAGTGGTATGTTTTTAG
- the LOC104756622 gene encoding ras-related protein RABG3b-like isoform X1 encodes MSSMQRRTLLKVIVLGDSGVGKTSLMNQYVNNKFSQQYKATIGADFVTKELQVDDRLVTLQIWDTAGQERFQSLGVAFYRGADCCVLVYDVNYLKSFDSLDNWHDEFLKQASPRDPNAFPFILVGNKVDIDGGNSRVVCF; translated from the exons ATGTCGTCGATGCAAAGAAGAACTTTGCTCAAAGTTATTGTTCTTGGAGACAGCGG GGTTGGCAAAACATCGTTGATGAATCA ataTGTGAATAACAAGTTTAGTCAACAGTATAAAGCTACGATCGGAGCTGATTTTGTCACTAAGGAGCTTCAAGTCGATGACAGGCTTGTCACATTGCAA atatgggaCACTGCTGGGCAAGAGAGGTTTCAGAGTCTTGGTGTTGCTTTCTATAGAGGTGCAGATTGTTGTGTTCTTGTCTATGATGTTAATTACCTCAAGTCGTTTGATTCTCTCGATAATTGGCACGACGAGTTTCTTAAACAG GCTAGTCCACGTGATCCAAATGCATTCCCTTTCATACTTGTTGGTAACAAGGTTGATATAGATGGAGGAAACAGCCGAGTGGTATGTTTTTAG
- the LOC104756617 gene encoding sucrose transport protein SUC2, with product MVSHPMEKAANGVGALETQMGELDQPERLRKIISVASIAAGVQFGWALQLSLLTPYVQLLGIPHKWASLIWLCGPISGMLVQPVVGYHSDRCTSRFGRRRPFIVAGAGLVTVAVFLIGYAADIGHSMGDQLNKPPRTRAIAIFALGFWILDVANNTLQGPCRAFLADLSAGNAKKTRTANAFFSFFMAVGNVLGYAAGSYRNLYKVVPFTMTESCDLYCANLKTCFFLSITLLLLVTFVSLCYVKEKPWTPEPTADGKASNVPFFGEIFGAFKELKRPMWMLLIVTALNWIAWFPFLLFDTDWMGREVYGGNSDATASAASKKLYNDGVRTGALGLMLNAIVLGFMSLGVEWIGRKLGGAKRLWGIVNFILAICLAMTVLVTKQAENYRRDHGGAHEKPPGNVTAGALTLFAVLGIPQAITFSIPFALASIFSTNSGAGQGLSLGVLNLAIVVPQMVVSVGGGPFDELFGGGNIPAFVLGAIAAAVSGILALTVLPSPPPDAPAFKATMGFH from the exons ATGGTCAGCCATCCGATGGAGAAAGCTGCAAACGGTGTAGGAGCGTTGGAAACGCAGATGGGTGAGTTAGATCAGCCGGAGCGCCTTCGTAAGATCATATCGGTGGCTTCGATAGCAGCCGGTGTACAGTTCGGTTGGGCTTTACAGTTATCTCTGCTGACTCCTTACGTGCAGCTACTCGGAATCCCACATAAATGGGCTTCTCTGATTTGGCTCTGTGGACCAATCTCCGGTATGCTTGTTCAGCCTGTCGTTGGTTACCACAGTGACCGTTGCACGTCCAGATTCGGCCGTCGTCGTCCTTTCATCGTCGCTGGAGCCGGTTTAGTCACCGTTGCTGTTTTCCTTATCGGTTACGCTGCCGATATAGGTCACAGCATGGGTGATCAGCTTAACAAACCGCCGAGAACTCGAGCTATCGCGATTTTCGCTCTCGGGTTTTGGATCCTTGACGTGGCTAACAACACCTTGCAAGGACCCTGCAGAGCTTTCTTGGCTGATCTGTCAGCAGGAAACGCAAAGAAAACGCGAACCGCAAACGCgtttttctcatttttcatGGCGGTTGGAAACGTTTTGGGTTACGCGGCGGGGTCTTACAGGAACCTCTACAAAGTCGTGCCTTTCACCATGACCGAGTCATGCGATCTCTACTGCGCGAACCTCAAAACGTGTTTTTTCCTATCCATAACGCTTCTCCTCTTGGTCACTTTCGTATCTCTCTGTTACGTGAAGGAGAAGCCATGGACGCCCGAGCCAACAGCCGATGGGAAAGCCTCGAACGTTCCGTTTTTCGGAGAAATCTTCGGAGCTTTCAAGGAACTAAAAAGACCGATGTGGATGCTTCTTATAGTCACTGCACTGAACTGGATCGCTTGGTTCCCTTTCCTCCTCTTCGACACAGATTGGATGGGCCGTGAGGTGTACGGAGGAAACTCAGACGCAACCGCATCCGCAGCCTCTAAGAAGCTTTACAACGACGGAGTCAGAACTGGTGCTTTGGGGCTTATGCTTAACGCTATTGTTCTTGGTTTCATGTCTCTTGGTGTTGAATGGATTGGTCGGAAACTGGGAGGAGCCAAAAGGCTTTGGGGAATTGTTAACTTCATCCTCGCCATTTGCTTAGCCATGACGGTTCTTGTTACGAAACAGGCCGAGAATTACCGACGAGATCACGGCGGCGCTCATGAAAAACCACCTGGTAACGTCACAGCTGGTGCTTTAACTCTCTTCGCCGTCCTCGGTATTCCCCAAGCC ATTACGTTCAGTATTCCTTTTGCACTAGCTTCCATATTTTCAACCAATTCCGGTGCCGGccaag GACTTTCCCTAGGTGTTCTGAATCTGGCCATTGTCGTCCCTCAG ATGGTGGTATCTGTGGGAGGTGGACCATTCGATGAACTATTCGGTGGTGGAAACATTCCGGCGTTTGTGTTAGGAGCCATTGCGGCAGCGGTGAGTGGCATATTGGCGTTAACGGTGTTGCCTTCACCGCCACCTGATGCTCCTGCGTTCAAAGCTACTATGGGTTTTCATTGA
- the LOC104756622 gene encoding ras-related protein RABG3b-like isoform X3, producing MSSMQRRTLLKVIVLGDSGVGKTSLMNQYVNNKFSQQYKATIGADFVTKELQVDDRLVTLQASPRDPNAFPFILVGNKVDIDGGNSRVVCF from the exons ATGTCGTCGATGCAAAGAAGAACTTTGCTCAAAGTTATTGTTCTTGGAGACAGCGG GGTTGGCAAAACATCGTTGATGAATCA ataTGTGAATAACAAGTTTAGTCAACAGTATAAAGCTACGATCGGAGCTGATTTTGTCACTAAGGAGCTTCAAGTCGATGACAGGCTTGTCACATTGCAA GCTAGTCCACGTGATCCAAATGCATTCCCTTTCATACTTGTTGGTAACAAGGTTGATATAGATGGAGGAAACAGCCGAGTGGTATGTTTTTAG
- the LOC104756623 gene encoding uncharacterized protein LOC104756623 isoform X2, with translation MATTSLVTGLKVFLPVMFCVMLGTLVYTIITDGLPLPDRHDVFTPWFVTTILDFYINIVPIAVWIVYKESTWSGSILWTILLIIFGSLTTCVYLFLQLLKLTTQEASEDPMYYLLLRDSIKDGVGLRDKSSLVVTARFAFGALGCVMLGALIYTILTYGSPFHMELLYPWMVVLLVNFYIHVAVLSVWVVYKETSWIIGILWVALLIGLGSVGTSVAIVVQLFRLSPLDPLYLVLVNNSNRAGDMYERTHSAVLRM, from the exons ATGGCGACGACTAGTTTAGTAACCGGACTAAAAGTGTTTTTACCGGTAATGTTCTGTGTGATGCTCGGGACTCTTGTCTACACCATCATCACCGATGGCCTTCCTTTACCTGATCGTCATGATGTCTTCACACC ATGGTTCGTTACGACAATTTTGGATTTCTACATCAATATCGTACCTATAGCG GTTTGGATTGTGTATAAGGAGTCTACATGGTCTGGTTCAATACTTTGGACCATTTTGCTTATTATCTTTGGAAG CCTCACGACCTGTGTGTATCTGTTTCTTCAACTTCTTAAGCTGACAACTCAAGAAGCTTCGGAAGATCCTATGTACTATTTGTTACTTCGAGATTCAATCAA GGATGGAGTGGGTTTGAGAGACAAGAGTTCTCTTGTTGTCACTGCAAGATTTGCGTTTGGTGCTTTAGGATGTGTGATGCTAGGAGCTTTGATTTACACTATCTTGACTTATGGTTCTCCTTTCCACATGGAGCTTCTATACCC ATGGATGGTGGTTTTATTGGTTAACTTCTACATTCATGTTGCGGTATTATCA GTTTGGGTTGTCTATAAAGAAACTAGTTGGATCATTGGGATTCTATGGGTTGCTCTATTGATAGGTCTTGGCAG CGTTGGCACTAGCGTAGCCATTGTCGTGCAACTGTTCCGTCTCTCTCCTCTTGACCCGCTCTACCTTGTTCTGGTGAACAACAGTAATCG GGCTGGAGATATGTATGAACGCACTCATTCTGCGGTTTTGCGTATGTGA
- the LOC104756623 gene encoding uncharacterized protein LOC104756623 isoform X3 — MATTSLVTGLKVFLPVMFCVMLGTLVYTIITDGLPLPDRHDVFTPWFVTTILDFYINIVPIAVWIVYKESTWSGSILWTILLIIFGSLTTCVYLFLQLLKLTTQEASEDPMYYLLLRDSIKDGVGLRDKSSLVVTARFAFGALGCVMLGALIYTILTYGSPFHMELLYPWMVVLLVNFYIHVAVLSVWVVYKETSWIIGILWVALLIGLGSVGTSVAIVVQLFRLSPLDPLYLVLVNNSNRKQS; from the exons ATGGCGACGACTAGTTTAGTAACCGGACTAAAAGTGTTTTTACCGGTAATGTTCTGTGTGATGCTCGGGACTCTTGTCTACACCATCATCACCGATGGCCTTCCTTTACCTGATCGTCATGATGTCTTCACACC ATGGTTCGTTACGACAATTTTGGATTTCTACATCAATATCGTACCTATAGCG GTTTGGATTGTGTATAAGGAGTCTACATGGTCTGGTTCAATACTTTGGACCATTTTGCTTATTATCTTTGGAAG CCTCACGACCTGTGTGTATCTGTTTCTTCAACTTCTTAAGCTGACAACTCAAGAAGCTTCGGAAGATCCTATGTACTATTTGTTACTTCGAGATTCAATCAA GGATGGAGTGGGTTTGAGAGACAAGAGTTCTCTTGTTGTCACTGCAAGATTTGCGTTTGGTGCTTTAGGATGTGTGATGCTAGGAGCTTTGATTTACACTATCTTGACTTATGGTTCTCCTTTCCACATGGAGCTTCTATACCC ATGGATGGTGGTTTTATTGGTTAACTTCTACATTCATGTTGCGGTATTATCA GTTTGGGTTGTCTATAAAGAAACTAGTTGGATCATTGGGATTCTATGGGTTGCTCTATTGATAGGTCTTGGCAG CGTTGGCACTAGCGTAGCCATTGTCGTGCAACTGTTCCGTCTCTCTCCTCTTGACCCGCTCTACCTTGTTCTGGTGAACAACAGTAATCG GAAGCAAAGTTAA
- the LOC104756623 gene encoding uncharacterized protein LOC104756623 isoform X1 → MATTSLVTGLKVFLPVMFCVMLGTLVYTIITDGLPLPDRHDVFTPWFVTTILDFYINIVPIAVWIVYKESTWSGSILWTILLIIFGSLTTCVYLFLQLLKLTTQEASEDPMYYLLLRDSIKDGVGLRDKSSLVVTARFAFGALGCVMLGALIYTILTYGSPFHMELLYPWMVVLLVNFYIHVAVLSVWVVYKETSWIIGILWVALLIGLGSVGTSVAIVVQLFRLSPLDPLYLVLVNNSNRKVKIKGYVVNSHGSSQGWRYV, encoded by the exons ATGGCGACGACTAGTTTAGTAACCGGACTAAAAGTGTTTTTACCGGTAATGTTCTGTGTGATGCTCGGGACTCTTGTCTACACCATCATCACCGATGGCCTTCCTTTACCTGATCGTCATGATGTCTTCACACC ATGGTTCGTTACGACAATTTTGGATTTCTACATCAATATCGTACCTATAGCG GTTTGGATTGTGTATAAGGAGTCTACATGGTCTGGTTCAATACTTTGGACCATTTTGCTTATTATCTTTGGAAG CCTCACGACCTGTGTGTATCTGTTTCTTCAACTTCTTAAGCTGACAACTCAAGAAGCTTCGGAAGATCCTATGTACTATTTGTTACTTCGAGATTCAATCAA GGATGGAGTGGGTTTGAGAGACAAGAGTTCTCTTGTTGTCACTGCAAGATTTGCGTTTGGTGCTTTAGGATGTGTGATGCTAGGAGCTTTGATTTACACTATCTTGACTTATGGTTCTCCTTTCCACATGGAGCTTCTATACCC ATGGATGGTGGTTTTATTGGTTAACTTCTACATTCATGTTGCGGTATTATCA GTTTGGGTTGTCTATAAAGAAACTAGTTGGATCATTGGGATTCTATGGGTTGCTCTATTGATAGGTCTTGGCAG CGTTGGCACTAGCGTAGCCATTGTCGTGCAACTGTTCCGTCTCTCTCCTCTTGACCCGCTCTACCTTGTTCTGGTGAACAACAGTAATCG CAAAGTTAAAATTAAAGGCTACGTAGTGAACTCTCATGGGTCATCGCAGGGCTGGAGATATGTATGA
- the LOC104756615 gene encoding gibberellin-regulated protein 9 isoform X1 has translation MKKMNVVAFVMIISYLLLSQALAELSSSSSNAAETSSASQFQTNDENQTAAFKRTHHRPRFNCGHACARRCSETSRKKVCYRACGSCCAKCQCVPPGTSGNTAACPCYANLRTHGNKLKCP, from the exons atgaagaagatgaatgtgGTGGCTTTTGTGATGATCATCTCTTATCTTCTGCTTTCTCAG GCACTTGCAGagttatcttcatcatcaagcaACGCTGCTGAAACATCCTCTGCTTCTCAG TTTCAGACGAACGACGAGAACCAGACGGCAGCGTTTAAGAGAACACACCATCGTCCACGCTTCA ATTGTGGGCATGCATGCGCAAGGAGATGCAGTGAGACATCGAGGAAGAAAGTGTGCTACAGAGCTTGTGGAAGTTGCTGTGCCAAGTGTCAGTGTGTGCCGCCGGGAACCTCCGGCAACACAGCAGCATGTCCTTGCTATGCCAATCTACGTACTCATGGCAATAAACTCAAGTGTCCTTAA
- the LOC109130229 gene encoding programmed cell death protein 4-like yields the protein MAKTLLKARLSGERILRCWGGGGIETNSPGSTVQEVKEKIQILLEEYVSGGDLREACRCVKELGMPFFHHEVVKKSVVRIIEEKEKEERLWKLLKVCFDSGLVTIYQMTKGFKRVDESLEDLSLDVPDAAKKFSSCVERAKLEGFLDESFASESEDSSSQSKKQNGSSSSG from the exons ATGGCGAAAACATTGCTGAAAGCACGTCTTTCAGGTGAACGGATCTTACGTTGCtggggaggaggaggaatcgAGACAAATTCGCCTGGATCGACCGTGCAGGAAGTGAAAGAGAAGATACAGATTCTTCTAGAAGAGTATGTCTCAGgtggagacctcagagaagcaTGTAGGTGCGTCAAGGAACTGGGAATGCCGTTTTTTCACCACGAAGTTGTGAAGAAGTCAGTGGTGAGGAtcatagaagagaaagagaaggaggagcGGTTATGGAAGCTACTAAAAGTGTGTTTTGATTCGGGACT AGTGACGATATATCAGATGACCAAAGGGTTTAAAAGAGTTGATGAATCACTTGAAGATCTGTCTTTGGATGTCCCTGATGCTGCGAAAAAGTTTTCAAGCTGCGTGGAAAGAGCCAAGCTTGAAGGGTTCTTGGACGAATCATTCGCTTCTGAATCTGAGGATTCGTCTTCACAAAGTAAGAAACAGAACGGCTCGTCTTCGTCTGGATGA
- the LOC104756623 gene encoding uncharacterized protein LOC104756623 isoform X4 has product MATTSLVTGLKVFLPVMFCVMLGTLVYTIITDGLPLPDRHDVFTPWFVTTILDFYINIVPIAVWIVYKESTWSGSILWTILLIIFGSLTTCVYLFLQLLKLTTQEASEDPMYYLLLRDSIKDGVGLRDKSSLVVTARFAFGALGCVMLGALIYTILTYGSPFHMELLYPWMVVLLVNFYIHVAVLSVWVVYKETSWIIGILWVALLIGLGSVGTSVAIVVQLFRLSPLDPLYLVLVNNSNR; this is encoded by the exons ATGGCGACGACTAGTTTAGTAACCGGACTAAAAGTGTTTTTACCGGTAATGTTCTGTGTGATGCTCGGGACTCTTGTCTACACCATCATCACCGATGGCCTTCCTTTACCTGATCGTCATGATGTCTTCACACC ATGGTTCGTTACGACAATTTTGGATTTCTACATCAATATCGTACCTATAGCG GTTTGGATTGTGTATAAGGAGTCTACATGGTCTGGTTCAATACTTTGGACCATTTTGCTTATTATCTTTGGAAG CCTCACGACCTGTGTGTATCTGTTTCTTCAACTTCTTAAGCTGACAACTCAAGAAGCTTCGGAAGATCCTATGTACTATTTGTTACTTCGAGATTCAATCAA GGATGGAGTGGGTTTGAGAGACAAGAGTTCTCTTGTTGTCACTGCAAGATTTGCGTTTGGTGCTTTAGGATGTGTGATGCTAGGAGCTTTGATTTACACTATCTTGACTTATGGTTCTCCTTTCCACATGGAGCTTCTATACCC ATGGATGGTGGTTTTATTGGTTAACTTCTACATTCATGTTGCGGTATTATCA GTTTGGGTTGTCTATAAAGAAACTAGTTGGATCATTGGGATTCTATGGGTTGCTCTATTGATAGGTCTTGGCAG CGTTGGCACTAGCGTAGCCATTGTCGTGCAACTGTTCCGTCTCTCTCCTCTTGACCCGCTCTACCTTGTTCTGGTGAACAACAGTAATCG TTAA
- the LOC104756615 gene encoding gibberellin-regulated protein 9 isoform X2: MKKMNVVAFVMIISYLLLSQALAELSSSSSNAAETSSASQTNDENQTAAFKRTHHRPRFNCGHACARRCSETSRKKVCYRACGSCCAKCQCVPPGTSGNTAACPCYANLRTHGNKLKCP, encoded by the exons atgaagaagatgaatgtgGTGGCTTTTGTGATGATCATCTCTTATCTTCTGCTTTCTCAG GCACTTGCAGagttatcttcatcatcaagcaACGCTGCTGAAACATCCTCTGCTTCTCAG ACGAACGACGAGAACCAGACGGCAGCGTTTAAGAGAACACACCATCGTCCACGCTTCA ATTGTGGGCATGCATGCGCAAGGAGATGCAGTGAGACATCGAGGAAGAAAGTGTGCTACAGAGCTTGTGGAAGTTGCTGTGCCAAGTGTCAGTGTGTGCCGCCGGGAACCTCCGGCAACACAGCAGCATGTCCTTGCTATGCCAATCTACGTACTCATGGCAATAAACTCAAGTGTCCTTAA
- the LOC104756616 gene encoding uncharacterized protein ycf37 isoform X2 yields MLMISAHPQLAAAAEIIKPEPIYEVGELFELSIQLSYLLLLLGLLGVGTFYVIRQVLVRRELDLSAKELQEQVRSGDASATELLELGAVMLRRKFYPAANKFLQQAIQKWDGDDQDLAQVYNALGVSYVREDKLDKGIAQFEMAVKLQPGYVTAWNNLGDAYEKKKELPLALKAFEEVLLFDPNNKVARPRRDGLKDRVKLYKGVVAVKSKKR; encoded by the exons ATGTTGATGATTTCTGCTCATCCACAGTTGGCAGCAGCAGCAGAAATCATAAAGCCTGAACCGATTTACGAAGTTGGGGAGTTATTTGAACTTAGTATTCAGCTTTCTTACTTGCTGTTACTATTGGGTTTACTTGGAGTTGGTACTTTCTATGTGATTCGTCAAGTACTTGTGCGTAGAGAACTTGACCTCTCTGCTAAAGAATTGCAG GAGCAAGTTAGGAGTGGTGATGCAAGTGCAACAGAGCTCTTGGAGCTCGGTGCAGTGATGCTGAGAAGGAAATTTTACCCTGCAGCCAACAAGTTTTTGCAACAAGCCATCCAGAAATGGGACGGTGATGATCAAGATCTTGCCCAG GTCTATAACGCTCTTGGAGTGAGTTATGTCCGAGAGGATAAACTCGACAAAGGAATCGCTCAGTTTGAAATGGCGGTGAAGCTGCAGCCAGGTTATGTAACGGCTTGGAACAACCTTGGGGATGCgtatgagaagaaaaaagagttgcCGTTGGCGTTGAAAGCGTTTGAAGAGGTTTTGTTGTTTGATCCGAACAACAAGGTGGCTCGGCCACGGCGAGATGGGTTAAAAGATCGTGTGAAGCTCTATAAAGGCGTTGTGGCTGTTAAGTCTAAGAAACGGTGA
- the LOC104759360 gene encoding ras-related protein RABG3b-like — translation NLSILKKKIWDTAGQERFQSLGVAFYRGADCCVLVYDVNYLKSFDSLDNWHDEFLKQASPRDPNAFPFILVGNKVDIDGGNSRVVSEKKAREWCAEKGNIVYFETSAKEDX, via the exons aatttatctattttaaaaaaaaagatatgggaCACTGCTGGGCAAGAGAGGTTTCAGAGTCTTGGTGTTGCTTTCTATAGAGGTGCAGATTGTTGTGTTCTTGTCTATGATGTTAATTACCTCAAGTCGTTTGATTCTCTCGATAATTGGCACGACGAGTTTCTTAAACAG GCTAGTCCACGTGATCCAAATGCATTCCCTTTCATACTTGTTGGTAACAAGGTTGATATAGATGGAGGAAACAGCCGAGTG GTATCTGAGAAGAAAGCTAGAGAATGGTGTGCTGAAAAGGGAAACATAGTCTATTTCGAGACATCGGCTAAAGAAGATNTCTGA